The following proteins come from a genomic window of Lineus longissimus chromosome 18, tnLinLong1.2, whole genome shotgun sequence:
- the LOC135502608 gene encoding uncharacterized protein LOC135502608: MKCYICESTHRLLDCPVWKSAAVPRRWSLAKEKRLCYRSLAGNHMGKNCPRGNTCNVNGCGKSHHFHLHEDRPSPKSKADPANNANSSFGTSDFQPNVPIQVVLRTVPVWLVGPGGKRVLINALLDEGSDTSYVRADVVTALGISGTEENLKIASIADCVSLDSQKVEVQLENLEFPTASGRKTVDVLIGSDYPELGIALEERIGKPGEPVARRTPLGWTCVGPLPLINVHQTTTNFTMSFHATHESTDQQLQKLWDQDVIGEVHEDIHTPEDKMVIEKTKSSIRKLPDRFEVGIPWREDPPDLKDNRIVAERRLRSLEASLVRRPEVAKRYKEAFEATVEKGYITKISSEKAQEPGWYLPHFAVIRDDKQTTKVRIVYDAAAAYEGTSLNQKMFPGPKLQRDILEILLKFRLKPVALIGDIKEMFNQVSMAEKDRKFHRLLWRHLDPTAPIEVYEATRLVFGDAASPFLAQFVTKHQAEAMREQYPEAAEVVLKAIYIDDVIDSLEDDDEARRMRQDLQAVLKPAGFTIRRWCSNRLAVLEGLDESEQASGVNLEESVLPSVKTLGVEWDAASDTFTFILSSTEQTITTKRQILSRNATIFDPFQFLAPVVIRGKIALQECWLRGIGWDDDLPDDIQTRLDQWIGELQRLNEIHIPRCYRNRPVEDIVKMALHTFTDASRLAYWAVAYLRYQYTDGEIGISMVAAKFKVAPLKNVSIPRLELMAAVTGVRLANVMARSISVRLLDCAHSL; the protein is encoded by the exons ATGAAATGCTACATCTGTGAATCCACACACAGATTGTTGGACTGTCCTGTTTGGAAGTCGGCGGCCGTGCCAAGGCGATGGAGCCTAGCAAAGGAAAAGAGGTTATGTTACAGATCTTTGGCGGGAAATCATATGGGTAAAAACTGCCCCCGCGGGAACACATGCAATGTCAATGGCTGTGGTAAAAGTCACCATTTCCATCTTCATGAAGACCGACCGTCACCAAAGTCAAAAGCCGACCCTGCCAATAATGCCAACAGTTCCTTTGGTACCAGTGATTTTCAGCCTAATGTACCCATACAGGTTGTGCTGCGGACGGTTCCAGTGTGGTTAGTTGGTCCAGGAGGAAAGAGAGTGCTGATAAATGCCCTATTGGATGAAGGATCTGACACGTCTTATGTTCGAGCGGATGTCGTAACAGCTCTGGGAATAAGTGGAACTGAGGAGAATTTGAAGATTGCTTCAATTGCTGACTGTGTGTCACTGGACAGCCAGAAAGTAGAAGTTCAGCTTGAGA ATTTGGAGTTTCCTACAGCATCGGGTAGGAAGACTGTTGATGTTTTGATAGGATCTGACTACCCAGAGTTAGGTATCGCCCTTGAGGAGCGTATTGGAAAACCCGGCGAGCCAGTCGCAAGGAGAACACCGCTTGGTTGGACGTGTGTTGGTCCTCTACCTTTGATCAATGTACATCAGACCACCACCAACTTCACGATGAGCTTTCATGCCACACACGAGTCAACCGATCAGCAGTTGCAAAAGTTGTGGGACCAGGACGTCATTGGAGAAGTTCATGAGGACATCCATACTCCAGAAGACAAGATGGTGATTGAGAAAACTAAGAGTTCGATAAGGAAGTTACCAGACCGGTTCGAAGTTGGGATTCCTTGGCGTGAAGACCCTCCGGATTTAAAAGATAACAGAATAGTGGCTGAAAGAAGACTTAGATCACTTGAAGCCAGTCTGGTGAGGAGACCGGAAGTAGCCAAAAGATACAAAGAAGCATTTGAGGCGACTGTCGAGAAAGGATACATCACCAAGATATCATCGGAAAAAGCGCAAGAACCAGGATGGTACCTGCCGCATTTTGCCGTGATCCGGGATGATAAGCAAACTACGAAGGTGCGCATCGTTTATGATGCTGCAGCAGCCTACGAAGGAACAAGTCTGAACCAGAAGATGTTCCCAGGTCCGAAGCTGCAACGAGATATCTTGGAGATCCTGCTGAAGTTTCGCTTGAAGCCTGTTGCCTTAATCGGAGATATAAAGGAGATGTTTAATCAAGTCAGTATGGCGGAGAAGGACAGGAAGTTTCACCGGCTGTTGTGGCGGCATCTCGATCCAACAGCACCCATTGAAGTTTATGAAGCAACCAGATTGGTGTTTGGTGATGCAGCATCTCCGTTTTTGGCGCAGTTTGTAACAAAACATCAAGCCGAGGCAATGCGAGAGCAGTATCCGGAGGCAGCAGAGGTTGTTCTCAAAGCAATATACATTGATGACGTAATCGACAGccttgaagatgatgatgaagccaGGCGTATGCGCCAGGATCTACAAGCCGTTTTGAAACCAGCTGGTTTTACAATCCGCCGTTGGTGCAGCAATAGACTTGCTGTTCTAGAAGGGTTGGACGAGTCGGAGCAAGCATCTGGAGTTAATCTGGAAGAGTCGGTACTTCCCAGTGTGAAGACCCTTGGTGTTGAATGGGATGCAGCTTCGGACACGTTTACCTTCATCTTAAGCAGTACCGAGCAGACGATTACCACGAAGAGACAGATTCTGAGTCGTAATGCAACCATCTTTGATCCGTTCCAATTCTTGGCCCCTGTTGTCATCCGGGGCAAGATAGCTCTGCAAGAATGCTGGTTACGTGGAATCGGATGGGACGATGACCTACCAGATGATATCCAAACTAGACTTGACCAGTGGATAGGAGAGCTACAGCGGTTGAACGAGATTCACATCCCTCGGTGTTATCGCAACAGGCCAGTTGAAGATATCGTGAAGATGGCCCTACATACATTTACAGATGCCTCGAGACTCGCCTACTGGGCAGTAGCCTATCTTAGGTACCAGTATACAGATGGAGAAATTGGGATCAGCATGGTAGCTGCAAAGTTTAAAGTTGCTCCACTGAAGAACGTTAGCATTCCCCGGCTCGAGCTGATGGCTGCAGTTACAGGAGTGCGTCTAGCCAACGTCATGGCCAGGAGTATATCCGTCCGATTACTAGATTGTGCCCACTCGTTGTGA
- the LOC135502609 gene encoding uncharacterized protein LOC135502609 — MGRSEVDRKIEKLIVEVEKNPGLYDKSSEFFKDALKKDDIWRTILDRVGFNSVKEVKQKWKTVRDNYRRYLNATKTKSRQAAKAVTQYKFAGLLEFLKPSLDDRETTSNLGQDTQELDEVDDDGIAAEEDARSSDGENEDVSVSVASASSVSRSSTPTPFRNPSASSSKKRKSKDEFDEVVSDFFSEKKKQLQQNRNVPLAQPKEELDDIDRFMKSMGDIVRTLPARAVADIKFKIHGIVHEAQMRHVFPVDEVHFNRHQRSASNPVPAFQSGQNTSQQFGQCFGSNQPYPSCTVSRPMTTDESQQQWSLL; from the exons ATGGGAAGGAGCGAAGTggacaggaaaattgaaaaattgattgtGGAGGTGGAGAAAAATCCTGGTCTATATGACAAGAGTTCAGAATTTTTCAAAGACGCTCTCAAAAAGGATGACATCTGGAGAACAATTTTAGATAGAGTTGGATTTAATA gtGTCAAGGAAGTGAAACAAAAATGGAAGACAGTACGGGATAACTACAGGAGATATCTAAATGCCACGAAGACAAAGAGCAGACAAGCAGCAAAGGCAGTGACCCAGTACAAGTTTGCTGGGCTCCTAGAGTTCCTCAAGCCTTCCTTGGATGATCGTGA AACAACAAGCAACCTTGGTCAAGATACCCAAGAACTAGATGAGGTTGATGACGATGGTATCGCAGCGGAAGAGGATGCCAGATCATCTGATGGTGAGAATGAGGACGTCTCTGTCTCTGTGGCATCAGCGAGTAGTGTTTCCCGTTCAAGCACTCCCACGCCCTTTCGCAATCCATCGGCATCGTCAAGTAAGAAGCGGAAGTCAAAGGATGAATTCGACGAAGTagtttccgattttttttcgGAGAAAAAGAAGCAACTCCAACAAAACCGTAATGTACCTCTTGCACAGCCGAAGGAGGAACTTGATGACATCGATAGATTTATGAAGTCAATGGGCGACATTGTTCGTACGCTGCCAGCACGAGCTGTAGCCGACATCAAGTTCAAGATTCATGGAATTGTCCACGAGGCTCAAATGAGGCATGTGTTTCCTGTTGATGAGGTTCATTTCAATAGGCATCAGAGGAGTGCATCTAACCCTGTACCTGCTTTTCAGAGTGGTCAAAACACTTCCCAACAATTTGGCCAATGTTTCGGAAGCAATCAGCCATATCCATCTTGCACAGTGAGCAGGCCCATGACCACCGACGAGTCTCAGCAGCAATGGTCATTGCTTTAA
- the LOC135502551 gene encoding uncharacterized protein LOC135502551 isoform X2, whose protein sequence is MIQAAPASRPEATSQPVNNRKSVKAKKRKASKGKASKAKGDYCAAERIDNYDPKNNTYYIKWQGYDASHNSWVKAEDVTSPLISSYKEKLGSGTHKK, encoded by the exons gctgcaccagcaagtaggcctgaggcaacttctcaacctgtgaacaataggaagtcagtcaaagctaag aaaagaaaagccagcaagggaaaagcaagcaaggcgaagg gagactattgcgcagctgagagaatagacaactacgaccccaaaaacaacaCGTATTACATAAAGTGGCAAGGATATGATGCGTCCCACAACTCATGGGTGAAAGCGGAAGACGTAacttctcctctcatctcttcttacaaagaaaaattag gttccggaacgcacaagaagtga
- the LOC135502551 gene encoding uncharacterized protein LOC135502551 isoform X1 — translation MCLPSLLQAAPASRPEATSQPVNNRKSVKAKKRKASKGKASKAKGDYCAAERIDNYDPKNNTYYIKWQGYDASHNSWVKAEDVTSPLISSYKEKLGSGTHKK, via the exons atgtgtttgccttctcttttacaggctgcaccagcaagtaggcctgaggcaacttctcaacctgtgaacaataggaagtcagtcaaagctaag aaaagaaaagccagcaagggaaaagcaagcaaggcgaagg gagactattgcgcagctgagagaatagacaactacgaccccaaaaacaacaCGTATTACATAAAGTGGCAAGGATATGATGCGTCCCACAACTCATGGGTGAAAGCGGAAGACGTAacttctcctctcatctcttcttacaaagaaaaattag gttccggaacgcacaagaagtga